The Actinomadura graeca nucleotide sequence GCGCAATGGGCGCCCCGGCTGATCGCCCTGCCGGTCGGCGGGCTGCTCGCCGACCGTTTCGATGTGACCGCCTTCTACGTGGTCAACGATCTGGTCAGGTGCATGGCCGGGCTCGCGGGCGTCCTCGCGATCATCCTGTTCCCTGACGAGGCCGGCGCCACCGTCATCGTCTTCTCCGTCGTCGCGGGGGTCTGCTGCGAGCAGACCCTCGTGGCGGGGGAGAAACTGGCGGGACGTCTGATCCCCCCCGAGATCATGCCCGGTGCCCAGAGCCTGCTGGGTTCCCTGGAGCAAGGCGCGTTGCTCCTAGCACCGGCCATCGGCGGCGGGCTGGTCCTCCTCGACACGGTCTGGACCGCTTTGGTCATCACGATGCTCTTCTTCGTAAGCCTGGCGATCGCCTTCAGCCTCCCCGAAGGGAGAAGGACCGAGAAGCCGGACCGCCCCATCAGCGGCTCTCTCTCCAGCCTGGCGGGCGAACTGGCGACGGGTCTCCGGACGATCGGGCGGATCCCCGTGCTGCTGGGGATCGTGGTGGCGACGATGCTGGTCAACCTGCTGCTGGGCGCCATCCAGACGGCCGCGCCGGACCTGGTCGTCCGGTCGTACGGGCATTCCGAGGGCGTCCTCGGCACCATGTACACGGTGGCCGGGATCGCCGCGATGGCGGCGATGCCCGCGATGAACCGCCTGATCCGCAGGTTCGGCCTGCTGGCGGTGGCCGCGGCCGCGTCGCTCACCCAGGCGGTCGTGTTCACCCTGCTGACATCGGCCTCGCTGTTCTGGGTGTTCGCCGGTCTCGTGGCCGTCTTCATGATCGGCGACTCGATGTTCACCGTCGTGATCAGGATCGTCCGGATCACGGTGGTCAGACCCGACGAGTTCGGCCGGACGGTCGCGGCGATTCACATGCTGAACTTCGCCCCGGTACCGCTCGTCGGGCTGATCCTCGCCGCGGCCGACGGACGGGTGCCCCTGGGAATCGTCATCCCGACGATCGGCCTGGTCACCCTCGTCTCACTCGCCCTGCTGATGCGGCGCCTACGTCCGCTGGTAGCAGCGTGCCCGGACCTCCACCCGCTGGAGGAGAAGAGAAAGGCACGCGCCTTGGTCCCCTAAGAGTAAAAGGCGACTGCGTGGGTCACCGACGAGGAAAAACGCCGTCACCGCACAGGAGAGACGGGGGTGAGCGAGCGGTACTGCGCGTGCCAGCGGGCGGCACTGATCCACAAATCGCCGCAGACGTCGCAACGTCGCCATCGCCGACGGCGTTCATCGGAAGCATCGTCGTCGGCTCACTGCCTAGCCCTTGATCATGCCCTACCGGATGCTCGGAACCGGCGTTACACCTGGGCGTAAGCGAGGACGATGTCCGAGAGTTCGAGACGCGGAGCTGGGCGACTCGGGTCATCGACGCTGACCGGGAGGCTCGGCAGCCCAGGCCGTCGGCATTATCGTTGACGTGGGGTGATGGGGCACTCACACTGAGGTCCGACCGGAGGGATCGTATGGACATTTGTGTGGACGTCGGGCCGGATCTCTGCGGGCGTCTGTGGCGGCGGCCGCCGCCGCATGAGGACCTGCCGTCGTGCTCGATGGTGCTGACACGCGGCGGGCTGCTCGCGGCGAAGGTCGCGAGCGTGGACGGGAGCTCATACGGCCTCGTCGGCTACGTCGTCGACGCCGGGGATGCGACCGCAAAGGCGGCGCGGGTCGCATTCTCGGGCCGGGACTGGTTGCGCACCCTGAACATGTCCTACGACGCGTACGCTCCCCTCGTCGCCGCGCGGCAGCCCGGCGCGCTGGTGCCCGCGCTCGGCCGCATCGCCCGTATCGACCCGGCCACACTCGTGGCAACGGTGTCCACCCGGGACCCCGCGCTGCTCGCCGAGCACTCGACGGCGTTGGACGAGCTCGCGGCCAGCGCCGGCATCTGCTCCGCCAAGATCGGCGTGTACGGTTCGGCGGCCTACAAGGATCGTGCCGCGCAGGGAGACCTCGACGTGGTCATCTATGGGTGGGCGGCGTCGCGGCGCGTCCACGCCCGCGCGGCGGGCGCGACGCCGCCTCGGCACCTGGACCATCCGCACACCCCGCATTTCCGGCTGCCGGGCAGCCAGGTCACGTTCGACCCTCGGTACCTGGTGGGCGAGCACGCCATCACTGCGGCGCTGGTGCGCGGCGAGTACACCGCCCAGGCGCCCGAGCCGCTCACCGGCCTGTGGGTGCTGGACGCGCGGGCAGGGGTGTTCTTCCCCGCCCGCTACACACTCAGCGACGGCAGCGTCCTGCTGTCGTACCGGGCGGGGCATTCGGGGTGGCTGCGGCCCGGCGACGAGCTGGCGGGACCGCCGCTTCCGGTGTACCGGCGGCGCGGCGTCCGCTACCGGATGGTGCTGCGCTGCGAGACTCTGGATGCCCGCCGCGCCCACACCGAACAGGACATCTGCCGCCCGTGACCGAGCCGACCGCAGCGCCGGTGCCTGACCGGAGCATTGGAGTCGACCGTGCCTGGTGGATGAGTGTCCAGTTCGACCGGGCTGCCCGTCTCCTGACGGCGCGGCCGGATGGCGAGACGGTGCGCGGTGTCGCCGACCGGACCCGAAGCGGCCGCGTCGTCGAAGACGGTGTTCCGCGCTGGTTGCGCGTCCTCGCACTGCCCGATAGTCGGGCGCACGGTCCGATCTGGGACGGTCCGATAGCGGCGCCCACGCTGGCCGGGCTACGCCGTCCCGAGCTTCTGACCTGGGGTACGTGGAGGCCGCGGGACGACGCCGGTCAGGTGGTACGGGCCGAGCTGTGGGAACTGGTCGACGAGCCGGTCTGCTCCAGCCACGAGCAACTCACCCCAGCGCAGGCCCGCGCACTGCACCTCGGCCCAGGATGGTGGCGGAGCCTGGACGAGTCACTGAACCGTCTGGCGGCCTACGACACCACTCGTGTTCCCCGCACGCAGCAGCAGATCACTGCGGCGATGCGGAACGCCTACGGCCCCGACGTCCCCTCGACGGTCCGGCGATGGGTCACCCAGCACGGCGACCTGCGGTGGACGAACGTCACCGCAGGCACGCCGTACCTGCTGGATTGGGAGCATTGGGGCCTGGCCCCGGCCGGCGCGGACGCGGCGACGCTGTACTGCACGAGCCTGCTGGCCGCGGAGATGGCCGCAGATGTCCACCGGCGATACCGGCACGTACTGGACTCCCCCGATGGGCGTATCGCGCAGTTGTGCGTGTGCGTCCAGCTACGCCGCCACGCTGACATCGGTGCCCTGGCCGAGCCCCTTGACCGGCTCGCGCACAGCTTGCTGGCCCGGTGACCACTGTGGCGCCCGGTGTGAGCGCCGTGGGCAGGTGATGAGTATGCGGACGACCTGTGCGCGGAATTGCGCCGAGCGACATAGTGGACTTGCGACGGTTCGAGGGGACGATCGCCGGTTACCGGCGGTCTACCGCGAGAGAGTCAGAGGAGCGGAGCAAGCCCTGGCGATCGCCACCCTCGTCCATGCCAGAAGGGATCCTGCACGGGCTTGCGCCGGACGCTCTTCCGGGACGGATCGCCGCGAACAAACGCAGCGCGGCACGCCGTTTCCCTTTCGTCGTCCCCCGCGATCGGGAACGAGGTTCAGAGTCACGGTACCGACGACCATCAGATCCGCAGACCCTGGCCAAACAGTCCGCCTTCCGATTCCCGATGACTACCGGGATGTACGGCGTACCGCGCCTCCAACGCTCAGGCGACGGATGTGAGGGCGCGCAGATCGTGGGCCGCCGGAAGCCCGCGCACCTGGTCGGGTAGTGCGCGGAGAATCTGGCCGGTCAGAAGCCGTGTGCGGACGGTCGTCGATTCGGAGAGCTTCTGAGCGGTGGTGACCGCATGGTGGAGCCCGGCATCGACGTCCCGTGCCTTCACCAGAGCGGCCGCCCGCATCAGGTTCAGGTTGGCGACCGCCCCTCTGGCGTCCGGCG carries:
- a CDS encoding MFS transporter; protein product: MRGPRSRYYALRAIGWLADQLLLFLVPVLAFKLTGSLAWSGIALTAQWAPRLIALPVGGLLADRFDVTAFYVVNDLVRCMAGLAGVLAIILFPDEAGATVIVFSVVAGVCCEQTLVAGEKLAGRLIPPEIMPGAQSLLGSLEQGALLLAPAIGGGLVLLDTVWTALVITMLFFVSLAIAFSLPEGRRTEKPDRPISGSLSSLAGELATGLRTIGRIPVLLGIVVATMLVNLLLGAIQTAAPDLVVRSYGHSEGVLGTMYTVAGIAAMAAMPAMNRLIRRFGLLAVAAAASLTQAVVFTLLTSASLFWVFAGLVAVFMIGDSMFTVVIRIVRITVVRPDEFGRTVAAIHMLNFAPVPLVGLILAAADGRVPLGIVIPTIGLVTLVSLALLMRRLRPLVAACPDLHPLEEKRKARALVP